TGGGGCACGGTTTCACCGAGGCCGAGCGTGTGGAGCGTGTCCTCGATCGGACGCTTGAGAACCTCGATCTCCTTGCTGAGTGGGGCTACGACTTCCCGAGCTATGAGGATGGGCGACCCTATCGCGGCATGCTTCGCGGGCCCGACTACCTCCGGTTCATGCGCCAGAAGCTCATCAAGGCGCGTGTGAAGGTCATCGATCACTGTCCAGTGGAGGAACTACTCGTGTCGGATGGTGCCGTCGCGGGAGCAATCGCCCGGTTCCGACGAACTGGCGAGACCTTGGAAATTCGGTCCGGGGCTGTTGTCATCGCCACGGGTGGCTGCGCGTTCCTCAGCGGTGCGCTTGGCACAAACAACCTGACTGGGGACGGCTACCTGATTGCCGCCGAGGCTGGCGCCGTTCTTTCGGGGATGGAGTTCTCAGCGCAGTACGGGATATCACCTGCTTATTCGAGCGTAACCAAGGGCGTCGTCTATTTCTGGGGAACGTTTAGCGACGAGGAGGGCAACGTTCTTACCGCGCCAGGTGATCGGCAAAACGCCGTGGCGACCGAACTCATCCGTGGCCCGGTCTACGCCATTCTCGACAAGGCGTCACCACGTTTGCAGGAAGGGTTCCGTCGGGGCCAGCCGAACATTTTCGTACCGTTCGACCGCATGGGCATCGATCCGTTTAAGGAGCGCTTCCCGATCACGCTTCGGCACGAGGGCACGGTACGTGGAACGGGTGGCCTCAAGATTGACGACCGGTCCACGACGACCGTGCCCGGCCTATTCGCTGCCGGAGACGCGGCGACCCGGCAGGGCATGTCGGGAGCGTCGACTGGCGGCGGCGGTCCGAATTCAAGCTGGGCGATGGCGACCGGGTCATGGGCTGGTGAGGACGCCGCGACCTATGTGCGCTCGCTGGGAGCGAACTGGGCATCGAGGAAAGCTCGCTCAGCCAACCAGCGTGAAGCTCCACCATCGTCCCCCAGTGGTGCAAATCTCGACTGCGTGATCAACCAAACCAGACAGCAGATCCTGCCGCTGGACGGCGGCTACTTCAGAAGCCAGGAGACCCTGTCGAAGGCTTCCGGCATCCTGGCAGATCTTTGGAACGACGAAGCGTGGCGCTCAGGAGTTCGGGCGAAGGTCCGTGAGACCGAGGCGCTCATCGCTACCTCGCGGTGGGTGACAGAGAGCGCCCTCCTTCGCACGGAAAGCAGAGGCCTCCAGCGGCGTAAGGATTTTCCTGATCCCAATCCGCTGCTCGTACGCTCTATCGACTCAGGCGGGACCGAGGACATCTGGGCATCCTTCCAACCCCAGCAGCAATTGAGTGCAGCATCATGATCGAGATCGTCAGCGAGGATCGCTGCATCAAGTGTGACCTTTGTGTCGACGCATGCCCCGACAATGTCTTCGACGCCGTTGCTGATGGCGCTCCGGTCATTGCCCGGCAATCCGACTGTCAGACTTGCTTCTTGTGCGAACTCTTCTGCCCAACGGACGCCCTGTACGTGTCACCCCTTTCGGAAGCGATCGAGGGCTCGACCGAAGCCGATCTGGTCGCGAGAGGCATCATGGGGAGCTTCCGGCGCGAGATGGGGTGGAAGAATGCGAAGCCGCGGGGGACCGCTGGCGACATGAGCTACCGAATCTTCGAGACCGGAACGATTACACCCTAATGGAGAGACCTATGAAACGCTTACTTTCGAACCTTCTAGTGGCGGCGACAATCGCTTTGGGCGCTGCGGCTGCCAGAGCGGAAGAGGCACCCACTACCATCCGGTTCGGCGACGTCGGCTTCGGCTTTGGCGCGCCCTTCGGCGTCGGACTTCAGGCCATTGCCGACGCCAAGGGATTCATCGCTGATGAATTCAAGGGCACGCCGACGAAAGTCGAGTTCACCTACTTTACTGGGACCGGTCCAGCCATCAACGAGGCGCTCTCCAACAACCAGCTCGATTTCGCATCGTATGGCGCGGTGCCTAATATCATCGGCAAGGCGAACGGCCTGGATACAGTGATCCTGGCCTCTTATGGCGGCACGACAATCTTCGGAGCTGCGCGTCCGGACCTCGACATCAAGTCGATCGCGGATCTCAAGGGCAAGAAGGTCGCGATCCAGAAGGCGACCATCATCCATTGGGGCCTCATCACAGCGCTGAAGAATGCCGGGCTGTCCGAAAAAGACATCACGATCGTCGATCTCAAGAATGCCGATCAGCTTGCTGCGATCGCGGCTAAGAGCGTGGACGCTGTCTTTGGCGCCGACTTCCTGCTGCCTCTTGAGGACAAGGGCGTCGCCAAGATCTTCTACAAGTCTTCGGACGCCGGAGCTTCCGGCGATGGCTTCGGCGCGTTTCTTGTGACCGACAGGTTCCGCAAGGAATACCCGGAAGCCACTCAGAAGGTTGTGACTGGTTTCGTCAAGGCTGCCCAGTGGGTTGCGGACGACAAGAATAGGGACGAAGCCTTCAAGATCTGGTCACGGGCAGGATCGCCGGTCGAAGTCATCAGCAAGTCGAAT
The nucleotide sequence above comes from Ensifer adhaerens. Encoded proteins:
- a CDS encoding 4Fe-4S dicluster domain-containing protein, which produces MIEIVSEDRCIKCDLCVDACPDNVFDAVADGAPVIARQSDCQTCFLCELFCPTDALYVSPLSEAIEGSTEADLVARGIMGSFRREMGWKNAKPRGTAGDMSYRIFETGTITP
- a CDS encoding ABC transporter substrate-binding protein, yielding MKRLLSNLLVAATIALGAAAARAEEAPTTIRFGDVGFGFGAPFGVGLQAIADAKGFIADEFKGTPTKVEFTYFTGTGPAINEALSNNQLDFASYGAVPNIIGKANGLDTVILASYGGTTIFGAARPDLDIKSIADLKGKKVAIQKATIIHWGLITALKNAGLSEKDITIVDLKNADQLAAIAAKSVDAVFGADFLLPLEDKGVAKIFYKSSDAGASGDGFGAFLVTDRFRKEYPEATQKVVTGFVKAAQWVADDKNRDEAFKIWSRAGSPVEVISKSNAGSSLGPKYNPRLDDFFVSRYQSGIAFDREQKLIRRDVDLDGWVDRSYVDNAVKSLNLQALWPDRSATGALQN
- a CDS encoding FAD-dependent oxidoreductase; the protein is MSETADRINTDVLVVGGGPAGCWAAWNAAKNGASVVLIDKGYIGTSGATAAGNTTTIYTRRGTAERAATVGQRVRLGHGFTEAERVERVLDRTLENLDLLAEWGYDFPSYEDGRPYRGMLRGPDYLRFMRQKLIKARVKVIDHCPVEELLVSDGAVAGAIARFRRTGETLEIRSGAVVIATGGCAFLSGALGTNNLTGDGYLIAAEAGAVLSGMEFSAQYGISPAYSSVTKGVVYFWGTFSDEEGNVLTAPGDRQNAVATELIRGPVYAILDKASPRLQEGFRRGQPNIFVPFDRMGIDPFKERFPITLRHEGTVRGTGGLKIDDRSTTTVPGLFAAGDAATRQGMSGASTGGGGPNSSWAMATGSWAGEDAATYVRSLGANWASRKARSANQREAPPSSPSGANLDCVINQTRQQILPLDGGYFRSQETLSKASGILADLWNDEAWRSGVRAKVRETEALIATSRWVTESALLRTESRGLQRRKDFPDPNPLLVRSIDSGGTEDIWASFQPQQQLSAAS